GACATGCAGCGCGAACTCAACGGCGCGCAGGGCGACGAGGCCGGCGCGCGCATCCTGCTCGGCGACCAGTACGACGAGTTCATCGCGGCCGGCGGCGACGTCAACGGCGTGATGCTGCTGTACGTCGGCATCCGCAATGAGGCGCAGGACAAGGTGCAGAAGGTGCGCCCTACGAAGGGGTAGGGACCGGCGACGACGTCGTCGAGACCTACACGTACAGCGTCCTCGACGTCCTCGGCGAGCACCCCGAGGCAGTCGAGGCAGACCTCGCCCACCACTACCCCGAGCACGGGCCGGGCGGACCGCTCGCCGCCTACTGGCGAGGCGAGATCACGCTGCGACTGCTGCGCGTCCTGGTCGAGAACCTGCCCCCGGACGGCGCTACCGCCCGCGCGAACAACGGGCACGCGTGGCGGCAGATCGACTACGCGGCCGCCGACAGCCGCGATCTGCTCGCGCTGCTGCTGACGGCGTTCGTCAACGCCAACCGCGACCCGAAGAAGAGCGGCAGTCCGCTGCCGTGGCCTCAACCGTCGTGGCGGCCGGGCGACCCGGTGCCCGACGAGGACAAGGCCGACCAGGACAAGGCGCGCGCGAAAGCGGCGTACGAGCACATCCTCGCGCAGACCAAGGGGGAATGACGTATGCCGGTCGAGGTCGGCGTCGGGTACGTGTCCGTCGTGCCCGAGGCACGCGGGTTCGGCCGGCAACTCAATCAGCAGATCAGCGGCGAGTCGGCACGGGCCGGCACCTCGGCCGGGCAGGACGCCGGGCAGGGGTTCCTCGGCGGCATCGGCGGCGCCCTGAAGAAGGGCGTCGTCGGCGTCGCCGCCGGGGCGGGCGTGCTGTTCGCCGCCGGGTTCGCCGAGGCGGTCGAGCAGGACAAGAGCAACGCGAAGTTGGGCGCGCAGCTCGGGCTCACCGAGAAGGAGTCGGCGCGCGCCGGGAAGATCGCGGGCTCGGTCTACTCCAAGGGGTACGGCGAGTCGATCGACCAGGTAAACGACTCGCTCAAGGCGCTCGCGCAGAACGGCGTCGCCTCGATCAACGCCCCGAAGAAGGAAATCGCCGGGCTCAGCAAGGCGGCGCTGAACCTCGCCGAGACGTTCGACGCCGATGTCGGCGAGTCGACAAAGGCGGTCGGGCAGCTCATCCGGACCGGGCTCGTCAAGGACGGTAAAGCCGGATTCGATCTGCTCACGGCCGGGTTCCAGTCAGGCGCCGATAAGGCCGGCGACCTGATCGACACGGTCAACGAGTACTCGACGCAATGGCGCAAGGCTGGTCTGTCGGGCTCGACCGCGATCGGTCTGATCAATCAGGGGTTGCAGGCGGGTGCCCGCGACGGCGACCTCGTCGCCGACAGCATCAAAGAGTTCTCGATCCGGGCGGTCGACGGCAGCAAGACGTCGGCGGCCGGGTTCAAGATGCTCGGGCTCAACGCCGACGACATGGCGGCGAAGTTCGCCAAGGGTGGCAAGTCCGCGAACGGCGTGCTCGACCTCACCCTCGACCGGCTGCGCGGGATCAAGGATCCGGTTCTGCAGTCGCAGGCGGCGGTCGCGCTCTTCGGAACGCAGAGCGAGGATCTCGGGCAGGCGTTGTTCGCGCTCGACCCGAGCAAGGCGGCCGACGGGCTCGGCAAGGTCGGCGGCGCGGCCGACAAGATGGGCAAGACCCTGCACAACACCGCCGCGAATCAGATCGAGGTGTTCAAGCGGCAGGCGCTGCAGGGGCTCGCCAACTTCGCGGACAAGTACGCGCTGCCCGCGCTCAAGACGTTCGGGCAGTTCCTGAACACGTACGTGCTGCCGCCCGCACAGAAGGTCGGCGGCGCCCTCGTGAGCGTCCTCGTGCCCGCCGCGAAGGGTGTCGGCGACGCGTTCGCCGGCGGCGTGCAGTGGGTCAAGGAATACGGCGCGTGGCTCATCCCGCTCGGCGTCGCGATCGGCGGCGTCGCCGTCGTGGCCGGCGCCTCGACGATCGCCACGTGGGGCATGACTGCCGCGTTCTCGATCTATCGCGGCGTGATCCTCGCGGTGACCGCGGTCACCCGCGGGTGGGCCGTGGCGCAGGGCATCTTGAACGCGGTCATGTCGGCGAACCCCGTCGGTCTGATCGTCGTCGGGATCCTGGCACTCGTCGCCGCCGCGATCGTCGCGTACAACAAGGTGACTTGGTTCCGGACCGCGGTACAGGCGGCGTGGGCCGGGATAAAAGCCGGCTGGGATCTGCTGTGGAACGGGGCACTCAAGCCAGGGTTCGAGTACCTCAAGATCGGACTGCAGGCGATCGGCACGGCCGCGGTGTGGCTGTGGTCGACGGTCCTGTCGCCGGTTTTCTCGGCGATCGCGACCGCGGGCAAGGTGCTGTTCACCGTCCTCGCCGTCATCGTGATTGCGCCGCTCGTGATCGCGTTCAAGGCGCTCGGCGCGATCGCCGGGTGGCTGTGGAACAACGCGATCGGCCCGGCGTTCCGAGGGATCGTCGCGCTCGCCTCGTGGTGGTGGGCCGGCGTCAAGGTCTATTTCGGGTTCGTCAAGGCCGGTCTGTCCGCCCTCGGCGCCGCCGCCTCGTGGCTGTGGAACAAGGCGATCGCGCCGGCGTTCCGCGGGATCGTGACGCTCGCCTCGTGGTGGTGGAGCGGCGTCAAGGTCTATTTCGAGTACGTCAAGACAGGACTGCGCGCGGTCGGTTCGGTCGGCACGTGGCTGTGGAAGAACGCGATCAAGCCGGCGTTCGAGGGGATCAGTTCGGTCGCCTCGTGGCTGTATAACAACGCGCTCAAGCCGCAGTTCGACAGGATCAAGAGCGCCGTACGGCTGGTCGGCGACGCGTTCGGCAAGGCTAAGGACGCGATCGGCACGGCGTTCGGCAAGATCAAGTCGCTCACGAAAACACCCGTCAACTTTGTAATTGAATGGGTGTATACGAAGGGCATTAAAGCGGTCTGGGATAAGGTCGCCGGTTTTGTCGGTCTCGGCAAGCTGCCGGCCGCTCCGAAGCTGCTCGCCGAGGGCGGCCGCACTCACGGCGGCGTTCCCGGTAGGGACTCGATCCCGGCGCTGATGATGGCCGACGAGTTCGTCGTCAAGCGGTCGTCCGCCCGCAAGATCGGGTTCGGCGCCCTGAACTACATCAACCAAACCGGCGAGCTGCCGGTACAGAAGTTCGCCGGCGGCGGCGTCGTCGACACGCTCAAGGGTTGGGGCGGGTCGGCGGTCGACTGGACGGTCGACAAGGCGAAGAAGGTCGGCGGCGTCGTGATGGACGGCGTCGACTTCCTGTCGAACCCCGGCAAGCTGTGGGAGAAGGCAACCAAGTTCATCCGCGACAAGATCGCGAAGATCGGGCAGAGCAGGGTCGCGCAGATGATCGGCAAGGTGCCGATCAAGATGCTGTCGAGCCTGAAAGACAAGGTCGTCAACGCCGCGACGAGCATGTTCGGCGGCTCGTCGGGAGACATCGGCGGCTCGGGCGTCAAGCGCTGGTCGTCGGTCGTGCTGCAGGCGCTCAAGCTCGTCGGGCAACCGTCGAGCCTGCTCGGGATCACCCTGCGCCGGATGAACCAAGAGAGCGGCGGTAACCCGCGCGCGATCAACAATTGGGACATCAATGCCAAGAACGGCGTGCCCTCGAAGGGTCTGATGCAGGTCATCGACCCGACGTTCAACGCGTACGCCGGGAAGCTGCGCGGCCGCGGCGTGTGGGATCCGCTCGCCAACGTGTACGCCTCGATGCGGTACGCGCTGTCGAGGTACGGCTCGCTCGCCTCGGCGTACAACCGTGCAGGCGGGTACGCAGGCGGCGGTCGGCCCCGGCCGGGCGAGGTCGCATGGGTCGGCGAGAACGGGCCCGAGCTGCTGCAGTTCGGCGGCGGGCAGACCGTGCTCGATCACGACTCGTCGATCGGCGCGGTCGGCGCCGCGATGGTGCGGACCATGGCCCGGAGCCTGCAGCAGCCGGTACCGGCCGCCGCGGCGGTACGGGCGGCGCTGCCGTCCGGCGGCGGGCAGCCGACCGTCGACGCGGGCCACACGTACAACATCTATCCGCGCACGCTCGACATGACCGTGCGCGATCTGGAGCTGCTGCAGCGGCGACAGGATGCGCTCGCTCGGGTGGGGAGGCCACGGTAAATGCCGCTGATCACCGCACCGGTAGTCACCCCGCCCGATACGGGCGGGGGCGGCAGTACGCCGGTCCCCCTGCCCGAGATCGGGTTCGCGACAGCCACGTACACCGACCCGACTGGCAAGGTATGGCCGCTGAACGACGAGGCGGCCGGATGGTTCACGCTCGCCGACGGCGTGTCCGGGCTCGGCGCGACGCCGTACGAATTGACCACCGACGCGCACCCGCGGGGCGGCGCACGGCTGCGGTACGCCAGTGCGCAGCCGAGGGCGATCGTGTGGCCGCTGTACGTCTACGGCGAGACGCACGTCGAGTTCATCGGTCGATGGCGGGCGCTCGCAACCGCGTTCACGCGCACCCTGCGCGAAGGGCCGGACGGCACGCGCACGCCCGGATGGTTGGAGATCGCCCGGCCGGACGGCACGCGGCGGCGGATCGCGGTCTACTACCGCGAGGGGTTCGAGGGTCGCGGCTCGAAGGGGTCCGGGATCGTCTCGGACGCCGCAGCGATCTCGCTGTGGTGTGAAGACCCGTACTGGGTCGACCCGGTCGAGGTCGCCGTGCACCGGGAAACCGGCAGCCTGAGTTCGTTCTTCACGCCATACCCGACGATCTCGTCGTCGCAGGTGCTCGGCGCGACCGAGGTCACGAACCCCGGCGACGTGATCGTGTGGCCGAAGTGGACCGTCACCGGTCCCGCGAGCCTGATCACGTTCACGCACGAGGGCACCGGCGAGTCGTTCTCGGTCGACCCGACGGCGGTCGGGCACGGCAACCTACTCGCCGGCCAGCAAGTCACGATCTCCACGGACCCGCCGACCGTGCGCTACCAGGACGGTTCGAACTGGGTCGGCGCGCTCGACTGGCCGAGCGCCGTTCTGTGGGGGCTCGCCCCCGGCAAGAACCCGGTCACGTTCCTGTTGAACGGCTCGGGCCCCGGCAGCGCCGTCGATCTGCGGTTCAACCCGAGGTACGAGACAGCCTGAACCGAAGGGAGCGGCGGAACCGGTGGCCGTGCAACTGCTCATCACCGACAAGAACCTCGACGTGCAGGGCGACCCGCTCGACGGCTGGACGAACCTCGACGCGACGAAGAAGTTCAACGAGCCCGGCTCGGGCAGCGTCGACTTG
The Streptomyces sp. NBC_00654 DNA segment above includes these coding regions:
- a CDS encoding phage tail tape measure protein is translated as MPVEVGVGYVSVVPEARGFGRQLNQQISGESARAGTSAGQDAGQGFLGGIGGALKKGVVGVAAGAGVLFAAGFAEAVEQDKSNAKLGAQLGLTEKESARAGKIAGSVYSKGYGESIDQVNDSLKALAQNGVASINAPKKEIAGLSKAALNLAETFDADVGESTKAVGQLIRTGLVKDGKAGFDLLTAGFQSGADKAGDLIDTVNEYSTQWRKAGLSGSTAIGLINQGLQAGARDGDLVADSIKEFSIRAVDGSKTSAAGFKMLGLNADDMAAKFAKGGKSANGVLDLTLDRLRGIKDPVLQSQAAVALFGTQSEDLGQALFALDPSKAADGLGKVGGAADKMGKTLHNTAANQIEVFKRQALQGLANFADKYALPALKTFGQFLNTYVLPPAQKVGGALVSVLVPAAKGVGDAFAGGVQWVKEYGAWLIPLGVAIGGVAVVAGASTIATWGMTAAFSIYRGVILAVTAVTRGWAVAQGILNAVMSANPVGLIVVGILALVAAAIVAYNKVTWFRTAVQAAWAGIKAGWDLLWNGALKPGFEYLKIGLQAIGTAAVWLWSTVLSPVFSAIATAGKVLFTVLAVIVIAPLVIAFKALGAIAGWLWNNAIGPAFRGIVALASWWWAGVKVYFGFVKAGLSALGAAASWLWNKAIAPAFRGIVTLASWWWSGVKVYFEYVKTGLRAVGSVGTWLWKNAIKPAFEGISSVASWLYNNALKPQFDRIKSAVRLVGDAFGKAKDAIGTAFGKIKSLTKTPVNFVIEWVYTKGIKAVWDKVAGFVGLGKLPAAPKLLAEGGRTHGGVPGRDSIPALMMADEFVVKRSSARKIGFGALNYINQTGELPVQKFAGGGVVDTLKGWGGSAVDWTVDKAKKVGGVVMDGVDFLSNPGKLWEKATKFIRDKIAKIGQSRVAQMIGKVPIKMLSSLKDKVVNAATSMFGGSSGDIGGSGVKRWSSVVLQALKLVGQPSSLLGITLRRMNQESGGNPRAINNWDINAKNGVPSKGLMQVIDPTFNAYAGKLRGRGVWDPLANVYASMRYALSRYGSLASAYNRAGGYAGGGRPRPGEVAWVGENGPELLQFGGGQTVLDHDSSIGAVGAAMVRTMARSLQQPVPAAAAVRAALPSGGGQPTVDAGHTYNIYPRTLDMTVRDLELLQRRQDALARVGRPR
- a CDS encoding phage tail protein, producing the protein MPLITAPVVTPPDTGGGGSTPVPLPEIGFATATYTDPTGKVWPLNDEAAGWFTLADGVSGLGATPYELTTDAHPRGGARLRYASAQPRAIVWPLYVYGETHVEFIGRWRALATAFTRTLREGPDGTRTPGWLEIARPDGTRRRIAVYYREGFEGRGSKGSGIVSDAAAISLWCEDPYWVDPVEVAVHRETGSLSSFFTPYPTISSSQVLGATEVTNPGDVIVWPKWTVTGPASLITFTHEGTGESFSVDPTAVGHGNLLAGQQVTISTDPPTVRYQDGSNWVGALDWPSAVLWGLAPGKNPVTFLLNGSGPGSAVDLRFNPRYETA